In Equus quagga isolate Etosha38 unplaced genomic scaffold, UCLA_HA_Equagga_1.0 139381_RagTag, whole genome shotgun sequence, a single genomic region encodes these proteins:
- the LOC124232878 gene encoding taste receptor type 2 member 134-like, whose translation MPSSLMLIFMATFSLETLIAMLQNGFIVAVLGREWVQGRTPPSGDVIVACLAASRFCLHGLALLNSFLGFFKFSSKIYYFSIPWDFINTLNFWLTAWLAVFYCVKISTFSHPTFLWLKWRISQSVPRLLLGSLIISGVTVISSATGNSIAVLRSTSQSSPGNHTLADRISPFFWHFFLSQELLVLLLPFLLFLVSTLLLMFSLHQHLQQMRAHRPSPHDPSTQVHITALKSLSFFFVFYTSYFLSLIIVSMQITALQHQWHWAWEVVTYAGICLHSSILVLSSPKLRKALKTIFGKPLTKDASSQVISINNQYQWTSP comes from the coding sequence ATGCCCTCTTCACTCATGTTGATCTTCATGGCCACTTTTTCCCTGGAGACGTTGATTGCAATGTTGCAGAATGGCTTCATTGTTGCTGTACTGGGCAGGGAGTGGGTACAAGGCCGCACACCCCCCTCGGGGGATGTGATTGTGGCCTGCCTGGCTGCGTCCCGGTTCTGCCTGCATGGGCTGGCCCTCCTGAACAGCTTCCTGGGCTTCTTTaagttttcttccaaaatttacTATTTCAGCATCCCCTGGGACTTTATCAACACTCTCAATTTCTGGCTGACTGCCTGGCTTGCTGTCTTCTACTGTGTGAAGATCTCAACCTTCTCTCATCCCACCTTCCTCTGGCTGAAGTGGAGGATTTCTCAGTCAGTGCCCAGGCTTCTGCTGGGCTCCCTGATCATATCTGGTGTGACAGTCATCTCATCAGCTACTGGGAATAGCATCGCTGTGCTGAGGAGTACCTCCCAGAGTTCCCCTGGAAACCACACTTTGGCTGATAGAATAAGCCCCTTCTTTTGGCACTTTTTTCTGAGTCAAGAGCTACTTGTGTTgttgcttccttttctcctgttccTGGTGTCCACCCTCTTGCTCATGTTCTCACTGCACCAGCACCTGCAGCAGATGAGGGCCCACAGACCCAGCCCACATGATCCCAGCACCCAGGTTCACATCACGGCCCTGAAgtcactttccttcttctttgtgtTCTACACATCATATTTCCTGTCCCTGATTATTGTTTCTATGCAAATCACAGCCCTGCAGCATCAGTGGCACTGGGCCTGGGAAGTGGTGACCTATGCAGGCATTTGTCTGCATTCCAGCATCCTGGTGCTAAGCAGCCCCAAGCTGAGAAAGGCCCTGAAGACAATCTTTGGAAAGCCCTTGACAAAAGATGCTTCATCTCAAGTTATCAGTATCAATAACCAGTATCAATGGACAAGCCCATGA